The Branchiostoma lanceolatum isolate klBraLanc5 chromosome 19, klBraLanc5.hap2, whole genome shotgun sequence DNA segment ACCATTGtgtaaaactggtgtgttacgcctgaggGTAGTATACCGGTTATGCATTGCGAACGAAAACAGACCAGGAAACACATATTGAGTTAGTCAAGGTAAAATAGATCTTCTAAAATGAAAAGCGACAATAGAATGAGGGTTTTTACAAAGTGACATCTTATGGATCCTTCATCAAAGCTCTTGCATAGGGAATGGACAAGACTTTGCTAAATCAACAAACTACGGGAGGATGGCTATTTGTGGGCAAACTTGTTACCGGCAGTCAAGAGTTATAGAGTTAATTTTGGTTTACTTTTTCTATTACAGTAGATGCAGTCAACCGACTGAGCGCTCTTTTCCCTACAACCAAGCGTTCTTTGCTTCTTGAGAGTATTATGGGATGTGGTGACGAAGAAAAAGTCGTTCGTAATCTCCTCGCTCTGGGACATCCAATGAGGAGGCTGACCGGTGTGACGTCACAAACAGCAATATTTGGAAACGGCACGATCGTCAAGAGTGTGAACTGTTGATACGaatcgaaaaaaaatgttgcataACCGTTTGTACTCGGTGCCGATTGTTGAAGCAAGTAACGTTGTCTTCTAGACGCGTTGTTCTTATTTGAAATGATTTCACAATTCACCAATCACGAAATTGTAATGCATCAGGTGAACAGCTGACTGTACTATTCATACTTCCTGATGTGATGACAATGCCTCACCACGTTCATGGCCACTTGCCCTAATATCAACcatgacaaaaatacatatttgctgCATCCTCTCCCGGCAATTTGTGAGATCAATAAAGGTACGGGGTCGTATTGTTGAATCTTAGCGGTGCTCCATTTGAAGTCTTATCATACCTGTATAGCACAGTCATGCATAGTGTGGGTATGTTTAGTGCTTTGATAGGGTTTTGAGCGTCCTCCATCTGTGTCTGGTTATGATAATTAAACAAAATTTAAATGAAGACAAATGTAAACATCATCTGACAACTGAGTCCATCAGTCCCATTCATTTCTGAACGTTGACATTGTCTACTTTGCACATATTTCATGTCTTAATTTATACCTTAAGCCGGTGCAATAGCCTAGTGGATATACAGCTCTTACTTTACATTCGTTAGGTCGTGGATTTAAATCCCTGTCGGGTCATTACAAAGATATGGTACAGACTGCTTCCCTGCCTAGCACCCTGTCCTTATGGCAAAGAGAATAGGAGCTTAAGACCTGTACACCGAAAGGTGTGGAAAGTATTCTAATTTGATAGTACGTTAAGATCACAAAGAGTCACAAACTCACCATTTCATCATGTGTTTTATTGTATTTCTGCGTCATACATTTTTGAGGTGTGAAGGCAAAAGTTATGTTTGTCTCAAAGCAGACAACGATTAATTATACTGAATTATTCAATAAAACTTACCATTACCGAATTGCTCACCCATACCACCAATACATtatcaataatcaaatattCCATATTCCAAATTAGATCACCATTATATACTTAATGAGGACATTATATGGTATTTGTCTGCCAAAGGATAGAACATGAATGCTTGCGACATATGTAAATTGAGTATACTATACCATGTTTGCATATGATTGTAACATATTGACCAATCCTTCATACTCTTCGCTTACTCGGTTGTTTATTCGGTGGTTAGAGGATTATGGTAAAACGTTGTGTCACCACACATCCGGTAATTAACGTTATTAGCATGTAGCGAATTCAAACTCACAATGACATTGTTAAAATGTTGAGATAACATCATTCCAACAAGTTCGACGTATTCTTGGCAGATTAtcaattcttcttctttatcaTGCTTATAACTGTGATAACTGATGGGGTGAAGGCTTGTGATTGGTACACACAGACTGGGTATAAGCAAGGGCATTATATAGTCCTTGCTATAAGGTAAGTCATGTTTTGCAGGTCGTTATTTGGATAGGTCATACGGAAATTGTGAAACATGTAAATGTAGGGAATTTTATATTTttgacatatgtaagttaggAAGTGTTGTACATCTTTGACATAAATTTTGTAAATTGACGCGTCATGTGTATGATAATCTTAAGACCTTGAATCACTTGTCAAGACATAGGATACATTGAATGTAACAGTCCCTTTTCTATTATATCTTtgcttatatgtatatgtttgccTATATAAAGAAAAATCCTtcgaactaaaaaaaaaaaacagtaaccTCTCATATGCTGGTACACttacaaaaaaagtgttccAAGAAAAACTGCGCAAAATGTGGTCAATGTGGGGTCATTATGACCGGTGGTAATGGCAAAATGAAgcgttctgattggtcaacccCTTCTGGCTATTTGATAATTTGCTGAAGCCTTGCATGGTCACCAAGGTAGCTGTCAGTTAATGTTTGTTACCTCCATCacctgaagaaaaagaaaatcacGAGTCAAAACAAGACAAGTGACGacttttgtttatgtctcaggggcctttgacacattacccacaatacacgtcgctgcgcatgcgtagccGGAATCATGAAGGACCACatggtctcggttcggagttttttttctcGATTCGGTGCCGatctgactcgttcccagaaaagCGCTAGTGCTTCTCCAAACATCTTTTTTCGGGCAATTCAATGTTTCCCGTGGATAGGGGTGCCTTGCCACTGACCGAGGATttgcggacgaccaaaactacGTCACCGAAAAACTCTACGAAGGTCGGGTTTttcatgaaatataaaagattacacattCCTATAGAGATAGCCGGCTGAAAAATCTGGGAGACTTCTCAGCTTGTGAGCTCGTCGGTTAGACTGTCTTACCTCTCCGATGTAGATGAGCGCTTCGTGtccttttcattttatttaatCCTTTACGAATATATAGGAAAGGATCGCTTCCTCACCGACGGCCTTTGCAACCATCACCTGCAGGTAACAAAGACATTTCTCTTTAATGTTCATTTGTCATCATAATTACAATTTTCAATCATGTTAAATTTCATTCTATCctttttgtactttgtttgatatcTCCCGACCACCATCCTCACCATCATCTTTAATGGTTCCGTGTTTCAGCAGATGAATTGCGGGTAAAAAAAGAAACGCATTTTTGTAAGAAACGAGtagaaatttggcacaaatgtaaagaagCATCTCTTCTTGTGGTGTAGTCATTTCACCTCAGAAAATCAACTCAGTAAAATCTGTACAACACATTGAGTCTCAAGATGAGATATTCCTttacatttgtaccaaatttcaacacattttatgcaaaaagcAAGAACCTGCTGtgatacaaaaaaagtttctttttGAACCCCCCTTGTAGACCGGTAGATTGAATATATGACAGTCGGCTTCCAAATCGTTTTCAAGCGAAGTAAACACAGACCGTGAGACAAGGTTTGAAGGTGGAAGGCTCACCAAAAGATCTGGTCCGTCCCCTTCAAACTTAACTTTTATCTCCTCGCCAAGTTTGCCTTCTGGCAACTTCAGGTCATCCCGCATTTCTCCTTGTTCGTCCATGAGACTCACGCCGCCGTCGCTAGTAATATCAATCAGCTAGAAGGGGATATAGCATATGTCACGTTTAAAACTTGTTTTTGTCTCGGTTGTCAAGATTATGTTTGTGTAAAACAGGCATCAACACATTATTATGATTAGCCTTATTGTTCATCTGAGATGGTAAAATGCATAGTGAAGAGAACAATTGACATTCTTCACCTGTGACGTCAGCatattgctgacgtcacacgtacaGAACGTCGCCATTCTACAGCAATAAAGAAGACAGTCAGACGATTATTCCTGTATGTTCGTTTTTAGTGCTtatagttttttgttgtttaagtGTGTCTTCGctgccaggggctgaattgcgagaaACGTAGAAATCACGGAGCTGCTGAATTGTGTGGGTCTGAAGCGGCTGCCATCCGGCGGTAACTCGCAAAGCGACAGTTGACCCAGGTTCGGCTAAATGACTATAAGGGTATGAGCCGCTCACACCAGGAAGAACCCCTGTTCATTTTAATTCCTTTATGGGTAGTCAATCGTACTCCAGTTGTGACTTTTCTGAAACACGAGACATCCATTCAACACCGTGTCtgatgtgtgtgcgcgtgtgtgaatgtgtgtgtgtgtgtatgtatgtgtgaatgtgtttgtgtgtgtatgtgtgtgtgtgtgtgtgtgtgtgtgtgtgtgtttgtgtgttcatgTAGGTGTACGTGGAGTTTAGATGCGAGTTTAGTGTTGTGCTTGCAAAAATGATTCTCTATGCATGGACATAATGTACACCTTACCGTATACTCTATGCGAACGACGTTCGGAACATCCAAGTTTTCCTCGGCAGGTACCACATCCTCGTACCGCTGACCAGTGAAGAGATCTTCTCCAACTATGGTAACCTTAAAAAAAGGTGATATTTGGAATTTACCATGGCGACGGTTAGTGTTCGCCAAATTTGCTTTACGTATGCAGATATAAACCGCACCTGTCCTTTGTTTTGCCGACAAATATGGACATGTTTGATacaaagatccatccacaacgtCTCGAAGTATTCTCTCCACAAACACAATTGAATATAGAGAAAACAGACGGACAGACGGAGAGACGCACCCGCAAACAGACAGAGCCACAAACAAATGCCCCaggaaacataaccttcttggccaaAGGGAATAATTATTCAATAATATAACACTAAAGAATGCTACCTTGGCATTGCCGTGTTTCCCAGAGTCGGATTTATTCATCTCCGTAATCTTACAGGGACGACCCTTCAGCATGACGAAACCTTTCACACGCAGAGCAGAAGCCTGCATGGGGAATATGGCGGCACCGCTGTCGGCTGCATCGCTGAATTCCTCCATCGTTTTCTTACGTCAACTGCTGGGCCg contains these protein-coding regions:
- the LOC136425062 gene encoding eukaryotic translation initiation factor 5A-like; its protein translation is MEEFSDAADSGAAIFPMQASALRVKGFVMLKGRPCKITEMNKSDSGKHGNAKVTIVGEDLFTGQRYEDVVPAEENLDVPNVVRIEYTLIDITSDGGVSLMDEQGEMRDDLKLPEGKLGEEIKVKFEGDGPDLLVMVAKAVGEEAILSYIFVKD